Below is a genomic region from Treponema sp. OMZ 798.
AAGGATGAAACCCTAAACGAAACCTACCGCACAATACTTAAAGGCTTTTACGGCGTTATTAAAAGTTCCGATCAATATGTCCGCTTTGCCTTTTTAACGGGAGTTACAAAGTTCAGTAAGGTAAGCATATTCAGCGATTTAAACAATCTGCGGGATTTAAGCCTCTTGTCCGATTATTCTGCTATATGTGGCATTTCCCAAGAAGAACTTGAAGCAGGCTTCCTCCCTGAAATTGAAGCCCTCGCAGAAAAAAATGACTTGAGCTATGAGGAAACTCTTACAAAATTAAAGCAAAGATATGACGGCTATAAATTTTCTGAAGACGGAAAAAATATGTATAATCCTTTTAGCTTGTTAAATGTTTTTGCTGACGGAAAAATGCGGGATTATTGGTTTGCAACGGGAACTCCTACTTTTTTGGTGGAATATTTAAAAAAGGCCTATTATAATATTCCCGACCTTGACGGAAATGTAAAAATGAACGAGGCCGGTTTGGAAACTTATAGGGCAGAAGCTCTCAATCCCTTGCCCATACTCTTCCAAGCGGGCTATCTTACGATTAAAGACTATAATGATTTTTCTCGTCTTTACCGTTTAGGTTTTCCGAATGAAGAAGTGCGCTACGGATTTTTGGATAATTTACTGCCTGCCTATACCCCGATAAGAACCGATAAAACCGGGCTTTCTATTTGGGAATTTTATGAACAAATCGAGGCCGGAGATGTAGAAGGTTTTATGCAAAAGATGAGGGGAATAATTTCGGGTATTCCGTACGATAACTTAACGGAAAAAGATCTTGCCCTACGTGAGCAAAACTATCAAACGGCTGTTTATCTTGTCTTCGCTCTTATGAACCAATTTGTGCAAACTGAAGTTCATTGTGCAACAGGCAGAGCCGACTGTGTTATTGAATTTAAAGACAAGGTCTATATCTTCGAGTTTAAGCTTGCATCAAACGGAACAGCTGAAGATGCTCTACAGCAAATCAAAGAGAAAGGCTATGCCGATAAATATTCAGGAAGCGGTAAAAAGATAATAGCCGTGGGTTCAAGCTTTGATGAAGAAAAGAGAACTATCAAGGATTGGGCCGTCTCCCCCTTTACATAAGCCCTCAAAAGTGTTAGGCTCTTTCTCGTAAAAACTTAACACTTTTATGGAGGCTCTATGCACTATCTTGAAAGATTTAAAAAATATATTTCGATGGACACCAAGTCCAACGAAGAAAATGAATGTTGTCCCAGCACTCCCGGGCAGCTTGAACTTGGAAAATATCTTGTAAAGGAGTTGACCGATATGGGCTTAAAGGCCGAGCAGGACAAGCACGGCTATGTTTATTCGTCCCTCCCTGCAAACACCGATAAAAAGGTTCCCGCAATCGGCTTTATCGCCCACATGGATACGGCTCCCGACTTGGACGGAAAATGTGTCAATCCTAAGGTCTTTGTATATAAGGGCGGGGATATTAAACTCAACGATGAGTACACAATGACTGTCAAAGATTTTCCCTTCTTAAAAGAGCTTGAAGGACAGGAGATTATCACAACCGATGGAACAACCCTCTTGGGTGCCGACGATAAGGCGGGCATCACGATTATCATGGGGGCTATAGAATATCTTTTGGCTCATCCCGAAATTAAACACGGCGAAATAAAAATCGGCTTTACCCCCGATGAAGAAATAGGAAGAGGAGCCGACCTCTTTGATGTAAAAAAATTCGGAGCGGACTTTGCTTACACTGTAGACGGCGGCCCCTTGGGTGAGCTTGAATACGAAAACTTTAATGCTGCAAGCGTTAAGATTGAGATTCAGGGAAAGAATGTGCATCCCGGTTCTGCAAAGAACACGATGATTAACTCTCTTTCTGCAGCGCGTGAATTGGAGAACATGCTTCCCGAAGAGCAAAAGCCGGAATACACCGAAGGCTATGAGGGTTTTATTCATTTAACCTCTATCGAAGGCAGCGTCGATTTTACAAAGATGTCCTACATTATCCGCGATCACTTTATGGAAAGCTTCCTTCATAAAAAAGAGCTGATGAAGGCTGCCGTCGATTTTTTAAATAAAAAATACGGCAACATAATCAAGATGGAGATGAAAGATTCCTATTACAACATGAAAGAAAAAATCGAGCCTCACATGGAAATAATCGAGCTTGCAAAAAAATCGATGGCCGATGTAGGTATCGAATCCCATATAGTTCCGATAAGGGGAGGAACAGACGGAGCCCGCCTTTCTTTTATGGGGCTTCCCTGTCCTAACCTTTTTGCAGGCGGCTATAATTTTCACGGCCGCTTCGAGCTCATCCCGACAAAATCGATCGAAAAGGGAATTGAGCTTGTTGTAAAAATTGCAGAGAACAACGCCAAGTAGTTCTTTTAGCTTAAAAGTTTTAACGAAAATGTTTAGCGGGTCAGGAGAAAAAAATCTTTTTGATTTTTCCTGTCCCGTTAAATTTAAAGGCCTAATGCCTGATCTTGTTTCTTATCCTGGTCGAAGTAACTTCCAAAATAATAGCCGTTCCGAAAATAAGATAGGATATAAAGCCGACTTCACTCATATTAAAGTTTAAAGAGCCTGCCATAAAAAGCTCGTAACCTATTCCGCCGGCCCCTGCAGCAGCTCCTACAGCAACCGCATTTCCGAAGTTAATTTCAAATCTAAAGAAGCTCCACGAGATTAAATTGTTTATTGAAGCCGGGAGAACTGCCTGACTTATAATTTCGATGTAGCTTGCCCCGCAGGCTTTTAAGGCTTCGATAGTTTTTTTGTCTATGCCGTCAAAGCTTTCCGAAAAACCTTTTACGAGGTAGGCCGTGCTGTGAAAGCTCATACCGAGGACGGCGGCTTCCGCTCCGATGTTTGCGGTTACCGAAAAAATTAAAACCCAAATAATGGTCGGCACCGAGCGGATAAGGGACATTGCGGTTCTTACGATTTTTACAAGATACTTGTTTGAAAGATTTTCCGAGGCGGCTATTCCTAAAAAGAAGGCAAGCACAATTCCGAATACTGTAGTTAAAAGGGCAAGGCTTAAACTTACCAAAAGAGAAAAAAAGATTTCCGCATAAGAATATTTTTGCGAGAGCTTTGGGTAAATAAATAAATCTTTTGAATATTCCGTAAATTGTAAAAAGGCTTTTTGAATTCCGTAGTCCGGCTTTTCGATTTTAAATAAGGTTATGATTGTAAGGCAGGATAAAAAGGTGAGCACAAGTAAAATTAAAAGCCTTTGTTTTGAGAATTTTTTTATCTTTATTTTTTTGTTTGTCTGTCTGATTTTTTTTGCTTGTTCAATCATAGAAGAATCCGCCTTATTTTATTTGAAAGAATGTCGATGAATAAAACTACGATTATCAGGCTAAAAATAATAAGGCCTGCGCTGTTATACCTGAAACTTTTAAAATAAAGATTAAATAAAAAACCGATTCCCGTTCCGGTTAGAATCCCTATGAGGGCCGAGTCCCTCACATTTGTTTCGATCGTATATAGGAGCCATGAAACAAGGCCGGGTGCTATGCTTGGGAAGACTGAATTAAAGAGGGCAGGAAAATACGGAACGCCTGCAGCACGCAGGGCTGTAAAAGACTCCTCGCTTGTTTCATCTATCATCTCCTTAAAAGCCCTTACAAGATGCCCGAAGGTAATTATAAAGAGGGCTAAAAAGCCGGTAAAGTTATTTTGTTTAAACGAAAACAATAAAAGCATGGCCCATGCAACAAGCGGAATGTTTCTTAAAAAAGAAGCTGCCAAGGTAAGGCCTATTTTAAAGGGTTTATTTATGCCTGTGGTTTCGGAACCGAGGAGGGCAAGTACAATTGCAAAAAAGGCCGCTGCCGTAGTTGCCGAGGCTGCTATCACGCAGGTTTCGCCCAAGGTCTTTATTATAACCGGAGTGTGTTTTAAACTTTCACTGTCGGGGATAAAGTTTTTTATAAGCCAACCTATCGCAAGCGGAAATTTAAAAATTGCTCTAAGGTCTTTAAAGCCCGTTATATTCGCCGCAAAGTAATAAATTAAAATAAGGCTTAAAAGAATACAAATTGCTTTTAGTTTTTTTCTTGCAAAAAATATCTGCTTTTTTTCCCAAGAGTATGAGGCCGTTTTTTTATGATAATGCCTTCTATGCCTTTTTTCTTCTGCGTGAATTTTTAAATCGAACTTCATAAAGTCTTTTCTCCGCTGCATGTAGAAGAATTTGTAAAAATTTCTTTATGGAGGATTTCGTCATTTAAGGAATCAGGCCTTCCGTCAAAAACTATTTTGCCGCTATTGAAGGCTATTATTCTATCCGCATATTTTTTTGCGGCCTCCATTTGGTGAAGACTTATAAGGCAGGCTATTTTTTTTGTTACTGCAAATTCTTTAATATAGTTTAAAACTATTTCTGCAGACTGGGGATCGAGGGAGGCTATGGGTTCATCGCATAATAAAAGTTTCGGGTTTTGCATTAGGGCCCTTGCAATGCCTATCCTTTGCTTTTGGCCGCCGCTTAATTCGCTGCATCTTTGAAAGGCAAAGTCTTCCATGCCCACCGTCTTTAAAAGGGCAAAGGCTCTTTCTTTTTCTTCTTCGGTATAAAGGCCTAAGGCTCCGCGGTAGGACGGAATTGAACCGAGGCAGCCGTGGAGGACGTTTTCGACGGCATTAAGCCTCTCGACCAGATTATAGTTTTGAAAAATCATTCCTATCTTTGAGCGGTATTGTCTTAATGTTTTTCCTTTGAGTCTGTTTATTTTTTCTCCCAAAAAAATCACTTCCCCCTCATCCGGCTCAACCAAGCGGTTTATACATCGCAGCATCGTGGAT
It encodes:
- a CDS encoding ATP-binding protein, which encodes MSTRKMPIGVQSFEVIRKENFVYIDKTELVWKLINASRVHFLSRPRRFGKSLLLSTLKAYFLGQKELFKGLAIEKLEEGEKEKREIWQKYPVFYLDFNLSKYETREDLEELLNVNLSLWEKEYGTEKSETAFSSRFAGLIRRAYEKTGKQVAVLIDEYDKPLLQTMWKDETLNETYRTILKGFYGVIKSSDQYVRFAFLTGVTKFSKVSIFSDLNNLRDLSLLSDYSAICGISQEELEAGFLPEIEALAEKNDLSYEETLTKLKQRYDGYKFSEDGKNMYNPFSLLNVFADGKMRDYWFATGTPTFLVEYLKKAYYNIPDLDGNVKMNEAGLETYRAEALNPLPILFQAGYLTIKDYNDFSRLYRLGFPNEEVRYGFLDNLLPAYTPIRTDKTGLSIWEFYEQIEAGDVEGFMQKMRGIISGIPYDNLTEKDLALREQNYQTAVYLVFALMNQFVQTEVHCATGRADCVIEFKDKVYIFEFKLASNGTAEDALQQIKEKGYADKYSGSGKKIIAVGSSFDEEKRTIKDWAVSPFT
- the pepT gene encoding peptidase T; this translates as MHYLERFKKYISMDTKSNEENECCPSTPGQLELGKYLVKELTDMGLKAEQDKHGYVYSSLPANTDKKVPAIGFIAHMDTAPDLDGKCVNPKVFVYKGGDIKLNDEYTMTVKDFPFLKELEGQEIITTDGTTLLGADDKAGITIIMGAIEYLLAHPEIKHGEIKIGFTPDEEIGRGADLFDVKKFGADFAYTVDGGPLGELEYENFNAASVKIEIQGKNVHPGSAKNTMINSLSAARELENMLPEEQKPEYTEGYEGFIHLTSIEGSVDFTKMSYIIRDHFMESFLHKKELMKAAVDFLNKKYGNIIKMEMKDSYYNMKEKIEPHMEIIELAKKSMADVGIESHIVPIRGGTDGARLSFMGLPCPNLFAGGYNFHGRFELIPTKSIEKGIELVVKIAENNAK
- a CDS encoding ABC transporter permease, producing MIEQAKKIRQTNKKIKIKKFSKQRLLILLVLTFLSCLTIITLFKIEKPDYGIQKAFLQFTEYSKDLFIYPKLSQKYSYAEIFFSLLVSLSLALLTTVFGIVLAFFLGIAASENLSNKYLVKIVRTAMSLIRSVPTIIWVLIFSVTANIGAEAAVLGMSFHSTAYLVKGFSESFDGIDKKTIEALKACGASYIEIISQAVLPASINNLISWSFFRFEINFGNAVAVGAAAGAGGIGYELFMAGSLNFNMSEVGFISYLIFGTAIILEVTSTRIRNKIRH
- a CDS encoding ABC transporter permease subunit produces the protein MKFDLKIHAEEKRHRRHYHKKTASYSWEKKQIFFARKKLKAICILLSLILIYYFAANITGFKDLRAIFKFPLAIGWLIKNFIPDSESLKHTPVIIKTLGETCVIAASATTAAAFFAIVLALLGSETTGINKPFKIGLTLAASFLRNIPLVAWAMLLLFSFKQNNFTGFLALFIITFGHLVRAFKEMIDETSEESFTALRAAGVPYFPALFNSVFPSIAPGLVSWLLYTIETNVRDSALIGILTGTGIGFLFNLYFKSFRYNSAGLIIFSLIIVVLFIDILSNKIRRILL
- the phnC gene encoding phosphonate ABC transporter ATP-binding protein, with translation MILELKNISKTYPSGRRALQSISFKIEEGEIAAIIGLSGAGKSTMLRCINRLVEPDEGEVIFLGEKINRLKGKTLRQYRSKIGMIFQNYNLVERLNAVENVLHGCLGSIPSYRGALGLYTEEEKERAFALLKTVGMEDFAFQRCSELSGGQKQRIGIARALMQNPKLLLCDEPIASLDPQSAEIVLNYIKEFAVTKKIACLISLHQMEAAKKYADRIIAFNSGKIVFDGRPDSLNDEILHKEIFTNSSTCSGEKTL